A single window of Nicotiana sylvestris chromosome 5, ASM39365v2, whole genome shotgun sequence DNA harbors:
- the LOC104212433 gene encoding putative late blight resistance protein homolog R1A-3: MTEELQITLIFEHGVLFLLDIRAPSWISVDEDNELRDLLDRIQSLITKARRDLHLTCDIGTSELERVAFDLLKEIWLLKPDIVLVLRLLPKLRYPRYTIRVLAGCIESLVFNLEFLLKSRADFVAPVKEKLELVKGNLEYLYRFVSFILKNCIRESNDINNFCNCVAGAIKETASCISSLCLAEDSDDDCISLILVDLLQSINPAKSDILCVYIEALKVLPSFLSFSRELDDFAADFVNFILQAPITELNSRPYLLVYKDRIQKLQNLLRSLLVYILCNEVQKESLIIFDLVVNEFWSFINSLDNREMDEDLGKEFDLAISHLVQKMEPAASKILQYIIEVKRPIGLRFSQIDSLGCIDLVSQNLLRLLDPSIDSIALPDQIEVVLAEIKIFKPFLENNVDQQGERKEVLDVCNHMTNLFIKFEYVVDSLLVNRYSTRNNHVDYVIAEIKLFKDVVEFVHVFMENKDVPNDCQTSKPSTPIIDEAVVGLEDQIEILMARVIGGGAEFNTIPVIGMPGIGKTTLAKRIYNDRRTSDHFDIRAWCSVSPRHTVSELAQDILISIVDLSNDIYKKELDYLDILRRQLYGRRYLIVLDEVWDSYIFHELHRCFPDNHNGSRILVTSGRKYEDPLFDEPLLVRLLTPEESWELLQVKYNHLRFCTQKEFRKPPIPNENCPAEVGKEIAIKCQGLPLAIVLVAGFLVNLEDNNNWLTITEEVFSSETNRDVGDCNEIIELSYKNMPGYLRQCFLYFAALPMSTEISVSKLTWLWVSEGFLRRDEVKKPEDVAEDYLNDLIGRSLVMEARRSSKGGLKSCRIHDYLYHFCRDKSKAEKFLPVASRFEFFFLGNESWRKDLFLDNESWRKDLFLNISLTRTMIYSSEPGWHRSWPSPLPEGLFPRVDDLVRVLDLGCINIGNIFPTQIKWLVHLRFLSLQGDITVMPSWISKLWNLETFLVKGTKGEVALPDTFFSMKRLRHAHIDNCTFSDSNLSQLDCLQTLSTPSLSYDKGNIMRSFPFLQKLKCIFLESWDHSEKLGSSCNRFPVLDFLNQLESLNVIYQGGVLQPCEFNFPSNLKKLTLSKFQLPWIEISAIAALPNLEILKLLSKAFEGEEWNASDEEFPKLKYLKLGNLNITHWNISDDAFPSLEHIVLQTCKQLIEIPSEFGDSCSLQKIEVILCGDSVSQSVRKIEEIQCEEMANSKFKVIIQNPNRD, encoded by the exons ATGACAGAAGAACTTCAGATCACTTTGATATTCGAGCATGGTGTTCTGTTTCTTCTAGACATACG TGCCCCTTCATGGATCAGCGTGGATGAGGATAATGAGTTGAGAGATCTTTTGGATCGTATCCAGAGTTTGATCACAAAGGCAAGACGGGACCTTCATTTGACTTGTGATATTGGAACATCTGAACTGGAACGTGTTGCTTTTGACCTACTTAAAGAGATTTGGCTTCTCAAGCCAGACATTGTTTTAGTCCTTAGACTTCTGCCCAAGCTAAGATATCCTAGATACACGATTCGAGTCCTGGCTGGGTGCATCGAATCTCTCGTTTTCAATCTAGAGTTTTTGCTGAAGTCCAGGGCAGATTTTGTTGCTCCTGTGAAGGAAAAACTTGAACTTGTCAAAGGAAATCTAGAGTATCTATACCGTTTTGTTTCCTTCATACTTAAGAACTGTATTCGTGAGTCCAACGACATCAACAATTTCTGCAATTGTGTCGCAGGTGCAATAAAAGAAACAGCAAGTTGTATCTCTTCACTTTGTTTGGCAGAGGATTCAGATGATgattgcattagtttaatccttgTAGATCTACTACAGAGCATTAACCCTGCTAAATCCGATATCCTTTGTGTTTATATTGAAGCCCTAAAAGTCTTACCCTCATTTCTAAGCTTCAGTAGGGAATTGGATGACTTTGCAGCGGACTTTGTTAATTTCATCCTACAAGCGCCGATAACAGAGCTCAATTCTCGGCCTTATCTTCTGGTCTACAAAGATCGTATTCAAAAACTCCAAAATTTGCTCAGGTCACTGCTAGTATATATCTTATGCAATGAAGTTCAAAAAGAAAGCTTGATAATCTTtgatcttgttgtcaatgagtTTTGGTCGTTCATTAACTCATTGGACAACCGAGAAATGGATGAAGATTTGGGCAAAGAATTTGATCTTGCTATATCCCATTTGGTGCAAAAGATGGAGCCCGCGGCATCAAAGATTTTGCAGTATATTATCGAGGTAAAAAGGCCAATTGGATTGCGCTTTTCCCAGATTGATAGTTTGGGATGTATAGATTTGGTATCGCAGAATTTGCTGAGATTGTTGGATCCTAGTATTGATTCAATTGCTCTACCAGATCAGATTGAAGTTGTACTGGCTGAGATTAAAATCTTCAAACCTTTTCTCGAAAATAATGTTGACCAACAAGGAGAGCGTAAGGAAGTGTTAGATGTTTGCAATCATATGACCAACTTATTTATCAAATTTGAGTATGTTGTTGATAGCTTATTGGTTAATCGTTATTCCACACGGAACAATCATGTAGACTATGTCATTGCAGAAATTAAGCTTTTCAAGGACGTTGTTGAATTTGTGCATGTCTTCATGGAAAATAAGGATGTCCCAAATGATTGTCAAACATCAAAACCTAGCACTCCAATCATTGATGAAGCAGTTGTAGGCTTGGAGGACCAGATAGAAATATTAATGGCACGGGTAATTGGTGGAGGGGCCGAGTTTAATACCATTCCTGTCATTGGCATGCCAGGGATTGGTAAGACAACACTCGCCAAAAGAATTTACAATGACAGAAGAACTTCAGATCACTTTGATATTCGAGCATGGTGTTCTGTTTCTCCTAGACATACGGTGAGTGAATTGGCCCAAGATATTTTAATTTCTATCGTTGATCTGAGCAATGACATTTACAAGAAGGAGCTAGATTATCTTGATATTTTACGCAGACAGTTATATGGAAGAAGATACCTCATCGTTTTAGATGAAGTGTGGGATTCTTATATATTTCATGAGTTGCACAGGTGTTTTCCAGATAATCATAATGGAAGCAGAATTCTTGTTACCAGCGGCCGAAAATATGAGGATCCATTGTTTGATGAACCTCTTTTGGTTCGCTTGTTGACTCCGGAAGAGAGTTGGGAGCTATTACAAGTGAAGTATAATCACCTTCGCTTCTGTACGCAAAAAGAATTTCGCAAACCCCCAATTCCAAATGAGAACTGTCCTGCTGAAGTTGGGAAGGAAATTGCCATAAAATGTCAAGGGCTACCTCTGGCCATTGTTTTGGTAGCTGGGTTTCTTGTCAATTTAGAGGACAACAACAATTGGCTAACCATAACTGAAGAGGTATTTAGTTCAGAAACTAATCGTGATGTAGGAGACTGCAATGAAATAATAGAATTGAGCTACAAAAATATGCCTGGTTATCTAAGACAATGTTTTCTATATTTTGCGGCATTACCAATGAGTACAGAAATTTCAGTTTCAAAACTAACATGGTTATGGGTTAGTGAAGGATTTTTACGGAGAGATGAGGTGAAGAAACCAGAGGATGTAGCAGAAGATTACCTGAATGATCTTATTGGGAGGAGCCTTGTAATGGAGGCCAGAAGAAGTTCAAAGGGCGGGCTGAAATCATGTCGCATTCATGATTATCTATATCATTTCTGTCGAGACAAATCTAAAGCCGAAAAGTTCTTGCCAGTGGCATCGCGGTTTGAATTTTTCTTTCTGGGTAACGAATCGTGGCGTAAAGATTTATTTCTGGATAACGAATCATGGCGTAAAGATTTATTTCTGAATATATCCCTTACCCGCACAATGATATATTCTTCTGAACCCGGTTGGCACCGCTCCTGGCCAAGTCCTCTTCCCGAAGGTCTATTTCCGCGCGTCGATGATCTTGTTAGAGTGTTGGACTTGGGGTGCATCAACATTGGCAATATCTTTCCAACCCAAATAAAATGGCTTGTGCATTTGAGATTTTTGTCACTTCAAGGTGACATCACGGTCATGCCCTCTTGGATTTCCAAGCTCTGGAACTTAGAAACTTTCCTAGTGAAAGGAACAAAAGGTGAGGTAGCATTACCAGATACATTTTTCAGTATGAAGAGGCTGAGGCATGCTCATATAGATAACTGTACCTTCTCAGATTCCAACTTGTCACAATTGGATTGTTTGCAGACCTTATCCACCCCATCTCTTTCTTATGACAAAGGGAACATAATGAGAAGTTTTCCTTTCCTTCAAAAactaaaatgcatatttttggaATCTTGGGATCATTCTGAGAAGCTGGGAAGCTCTTGCAATCGAtttccagttttggatttcttGAATCAGCTTGAATCGCTCAATGTGATTTATCAAGGCGGAGTGCTTCAGCCTTGTGAATTTAACTTCCCCTCAAACCTTAAGAAATTGACCTTATCAAAGTTTCAGCTGCCATGGATTGAAATTTCTGCAATTGCAGCATTACCAAACCTTGAAATTTTGAAACTGCTTTCAAAAGCTTTTGAGGGAGAAGAATGGAATGCGAGTGATGAGGAATTTCCAAAACTCAAATACTTGAAATTGGGAAATCTGAACATTACGCATTGGAATATATCAGATGATGCCTTCCCATCTCTTGAGCATATAGTGTTGCAAACATGCAAGCAGCTCATTGAGATTCCTTCTGAGTTTGGTGATAGTTGTTCCCTGCAAAAGATTGAGGTGATCTTGTGTGGAGACTCTGTTTCTCAATCAGTCAGAAAAATTGAGGAAATTCAGTGTGAAGAGATGGCAAACAGCAAGTTCAAGGTCATCATTCAGAACCCAAACAGGGACTGA
- the LOC138868234 gene encoding uncharacterized protein, translating to MGSATKSLPAINRPYMKNGPILSHQQRIDLCSEATDQEIVDSLKAIRDNKAPGIDGFNAVFFKKVWGIINTQVTEVIKEFFSTSKIYKPINCSTITLVPKVSKRTTIKEYRPIACCSVLYKMISKVLASTLQKVIPTIICEAQAGFIPWRNIVDNFSEASGLQANLSKSSVCFGGVKQEVKKQILDHLGFEQGSLPFKYLVQSIIFGIQAYWAQLFILLAKVLKMIEALCRSYIWSGSNTITKKAFVAWEKMCLPKSAGGLNLINLSFWNKATIAKTCWDLAHKEDNIWIKWINAYYIKQQQLQHMLVPQQASWMVRRIIGSRNILLQAQNSNDHNTSSIRQIYL from the exons ATGGGATCAGCTACCAAGTCCCTTCCTGCTATAAATAGACCATACATGAAAAATGGTCCTATTTTGTCTCATCAGCAAAGAATAGATTTATGTTCAGAGGCAACAGATCAAGAAATTGTTGACAGTCTTAAAGCTATTAGGGATAATAAAGCACCAGGTATTGATGGATTTAATGCAGTATTCTTCAAGAAGGTTTGGGGCATCATCAACACTCAGGTTACAGAAGTTATCAAGGAGTTCTTTTCAACTAGTAAGATCTATAAACCAATAAATTGTTCCACCATAACTCTAGTTCCTAAAGTATCCAAGCGCACCACAATCAAGGAGTACAGACCAATAGCCTGTTGTTCAGTCCTATACAAGATGATTTCTAAGGTCTTGGCTTCTACATTACAGAAAGTTATACCAACCATAATTTGTGAAGCTCAAGCTGGTTTTATTCCTTGGAGAAATATTGTAGACAAT TTCTCTGAAGCTTCAGGTTTACAAGCCAATTTGAGTAAAAGTTCAGTATGTTTTGGTGGAGTGAAACAAGAGGTGAAGAAACAGATCTTGGATCATTTGGGATTTGAACAAGGCTCATTGCCTTTCAAATACCTAG TACAATCTATCATATTTGGCATCCAAGCTTACTGGGCTCAGCTATTCATCTTGCTTGCTAAGGTTCTGAAAATGATTGAGGCTCTTTGTAGAAGTTATATTTGGTCAGGAAGTAATACTATCACTAAGAAGGCATTTGTGGCATGGGAGAAGATGTGTCTTCCTAAATCTGCTGGTGGATTAAATCTCATAAATCTTTCTTTTTGGAACAAGGCTACAATTGCTAAAACATGCTGGGATTTGGCTCATAAAGAAGATAATATATGGATAAAATGGATTAATGCTTACTACATCAAGCAACAACAGTTACAACATATGCTAGTCCCACAACAAGCTAGTTGGATGGTAAGAAGAATAATTGGCTCAAGAAATATCTTGCTACAAGCTCAGAACTCCAATGATCATAATACTAGTAGTATCAGGCAAATATACTTGTAG